The Pandoraea apista genomic interval TACTAACGCTGCGGGCCAAGCCTGGCGCGGCTGTCCTCGGCGCCGCATCCATTTTGATATACTCCGCGCATGATAGCGAAAATCAATCCAGGCCGGGCACTCGAGGTCGCCCGGGAGGTGTTGCGCACGGAAGCCGACGCCATCGAACGCGTCTCCGCGCACCTCGACGACAGCTTCTTCGAAGCGGTCTCGCTGCTGCTCGACTGCCGCGGGCGTGTGGTCGTCACCGGGATGGGCAAGTCCGGTCACATCGGCCGCAAACTGGCCGCCACCTTCGCCAGCACCGGCACCCCCGCATTCTTCGTTCACCCCGCCGAAGCCAGCCACGGCGACCTGGGCATGATCACGGCCGACGATGTCGTCGTTGCCCTGTCGAACTCCGGCGAAACGGGCGAACTCGTCAGCATTCTGCCGATGATAAAGCGCATTGGCGCGAAGCTCATCGCCATGACCGGCAACGCCAGTTCAAGCCTCGGTCGCCTGTCCAACGTGCACCTCGACGCACACGTCGACCGGGAAGCCTGCCCGCTTGGGCTCGCTCCCACCGCCAGCACCACGGCCGCCCTCGCCCTCGGCGACGCGCTGGCCGTCACGCTGCTCGACGCCCGTGGTTTCGGCGCAGAGGACTTCGCACGCTCGCATCCGGGCGGCGCGCTCGGCCGCCGTCTGCTTACGTTCGTGCGCGATGTCATGCGTACCGGTGAACGCATTCCGCGTGTGCGCTCCGATGCCAGCCTGTCCGACGCCCTGCTCGAAATGACGGCCAAGGGACTTGGCATGACGGCCATTGTCGATGCTGACGATCGCGTCGTGGGAATCTTTACCGACGGCGATCTGCGTAGATTGTTCAAACGTACCCTCGATTTCACCACGCTCACGCTGGCCGACGTCATGAAAGCCGGCCCGCGCACCATCGGTCCCGATCAACTCGCTGCCGAAGCGGCGGAGTTGATGGAGCGTTTCGGCATCACGCAACTGCTCGTGACCGAGAACGACCGCCTCGTCGGTGCGCTGAACGTGCACGACCTGTTCGCCGCCAAGGTCGTGTGAGTCTCTTGCCCATGAGTCAACCCAGCATCGCCCACCCCACGCCGACCGACGGATCCCACACGGCCGACGCAAGCGCGCGCGCCGCTCGCCTGCGTGTCATGATTTTCGACGTCGACGGTGTGCTCACCGACGGCGGCCTGCGCTACGGCCCGACCGGCGAAGTCATCAAGACATTCGATTCGCTCGACGGCCACGGCCTGAAGCTGCTCGCCGAAGCGGGCATCGTTACCGCCATCATTACCGGCCGCCAGTCCGAGATCGTCGCCAGGCGCGCGACGGACCTTCGTGTCGCCCATGTCTATCAGGGCGTGCACGACAAGCGCGCCGCGTTCGAGGACCTGTGCGCCAAGGTATCGGCAACGGCCGACGTATGCGGCCACGTGGGCGACGACTGGCCCGATCTGCCGGTACTCACCCGCGTCGGCTTTGCCGCCTGTCCGGCCAATGCGCACGCCGAAGTGAAGGCGCGCTGCCATTGGGTTGCCGGTACGCGTGGTGGCGAAGGTGCGGTGCGAGAACTGTGCGACTTCATCCTGCGCGCTCAGGGCCGTTACGACGCCCTGCTCGCCGAAGCCCTGGCCTGACGCACAGAGGAACGCCGATCACTCATGGCCAATCAACGCGTCTCGCCTGCCTCCCTGATCGCCATCGTGGTGCTGGCCAGCCTGGCTGCCGGCACGTACTGGCTCGTGCAACGCACGCTGCCGTCCGACGCCGATCGCGCGCCGTACGTGAAGCAGCACATTCCCGATTACTACGCCGACAACATGTCCATCTCCACGCTGTCGGCAAGCGGGCTCACGCAATACCGGATCAATGCGGTCCACATGACGCATTTTGAAGACGACCAGACAACGGCGCTGAAAATGCCCGCCGTGCGCGCGTTCACGCCGGATCAGCCGGAAGTGACAGCCACGAGCAAGCGCGGCACGCTCAACGCCGACATGTCCGTCGTCGATATGTACGACGATGCCGTGGTGGTTCGTCAGGCCGGCCCGCGCGATCCGGAAATGCGCGCGCTGTCGGAGCATTTCCAGGTCCTCGTGAACGAGGACATTGTGCGTACGGAACTGCCGGTCCAGCTCTACCGAGGGTCGTCGGTGATGTACGGCGACGGCATGATTTTCAATAACATCTCGCGCGCCGTACAATTGCTCGGCAATGTTCACGGCACGATCCAGCCGGCGGAACTGGGCGGCAACCGCCCGGCACCGGCCACCACGCCAAGCGCGCCACCCCAGACCAAACAGGGCCCCAAGACCCCATGACCGATCGCCGCAACCTGCGACCCGTTTTCCTGTCGATGCGCGCACTGCGCGTCCTGGCCACCGCCTTCGCCATGCTCGGCGCACTCGTATCGCCGCTCGCCCATGCCGAGCGCGCCGACCGCGACAAGCCGCTCAATATCGAGTCGGACCACATGAGCTACGACGACCTCAAACAGGTCAACATCTTCACCGGTAACGTGACGATGACCAAGGGGACGATTATCCTCAAGGCCGACCGCGTCGAAGTGACTCAGGACCCCGAGGGCTATCAGTACGCTACGGCGTACTACAAGCCGGGCGGCCCGCTCGCCTATATGCGTCAGAAGCGCGACGGCCTCGACGAGTACATCGATGGCTGGGGCCAGACGATTTACTACAACGGCAAGACCGAAGTCGCCACGCTCACCACGCAAGCCACGCTCAAGCGCCTGGCCGGTGGCACGAAGGTGCTCGACGAGATCCACGGCAGCGTGATTACGTACGATACGTATAACGAGGTCTATACCGCGAACAGCGGCGCCGATCAGGTCAACGCCAACAATCCGAACGGCCGCGTGCGCGCCACGCTCGCCCCGCGCAATGCAACGGGCGCGAATCAAGCGCAGCCCGGCGGCGCGAGCAAGCCGGGCGCAGCCGCCCCCAAGGGCGATCTGCCGCCGCTGTCTCCCTCAAAAAGCATTGGGAATCCGCGTGAGTAATTCTGCCAACAGCAACGCTTCGACCATCAATCCTGGCCTCGGGCCGGCGGGCAAGCCGAGCGCGCTCGTGGTGCGCTCGCTCAAAAAGCAATACGGCGCCCGTACCGTCGTCAAAGATGTTTCGCTGGATGTGAAAAGCGGCGAAGTCGTGGGCCTGCTCGGCCCGAATGGTGCCGGAAAAACCACGTCGTTCTACATGATCGTGGGGCTCGTACCAGCCGACGACGGCGAGATTCAGCTTGACGGCAATCTGATCAGCGAACTGCCGATTCACGAGCGCGCCCGCATGGGGGTCTCGTATCTGCCGCAGGAAGCGTCGGTCTTTCGTAAGCTCACGGTGGAAGACAACATTCGCGCCGTGCTCGAATTGCAGCTCGATGCGCAGGGAAAACCCCTCAAGCGCGACGAAATCGACCGCCGCATCGAAGCGCTGCTCGACGAGTTGCAGGTGAGCCATCTGCGCGAGAATCCGGCAATGTCGCTCTCTGGCGGCGAGCGCCGCCGCGTGGAAATCGCCCGTGCACTGGCCACGCAGCCGCGCTTTATTTTGCTCGACGAACCGTTTGCGGGCGTTGATCCGATCGCCGTGCTGGAAATTCAGCGCATCGTGCGCTTCCTGAAAGACCGTGGCATCGGTGTCCTGATTACCGACCACAACGTGCGCGAGACGCTGGGTATCTGCGATCACGCCTACATCATCAGCGAAGGCTCTGTGCTCGCCGCCGGCACGCCTGACCAGATCGTGGCCGACGAAAGCGTCCGCCGCGTGTATCTGGGCGAAAATTTCCGGATGTAAAGCTAATTTTTCGCATGTAAACCCTGCCTCCGATAGGGCGCAGGGCCGGTTCCGCTGGCGTGACAAAGCCTCTACAATAAAGGCGAGACACGCTATGAAACCGACTCTTCAACTCCGCACCTCGCAGCACCTGACCCTCACGCCGCAGTTGCAGCAATCGATCCGGTTGTTGCAACTGTCTACGCTCGAACTTCAGCAGGAAGTCGAGCACGCCCTCACCCAGAACCCGATGCTCGAACGCGAGGACGATTGGCTCGCGGGCTCGGTACGTGTGGGCACGGACGGGTCGCTGCGCAACGAGCGGGCAACGTCGGTCAGCAGCACGAACGACGGCGCCGAGTCCGCCAACGGCCGTGACGAAGCCCGCGAACTCGACGGCGAGACCCGGTTCGACGACAACTCGCAAGACAATGGCGGCGACTGGAGCCTGAACGACTTCGCCCGCTCCGGCAGCACCTCGGACGACGACGACAACGCGCGTCCGCAGCTGCACGTCGACCATCCCAACCTTCGCGAACACCTGCTGGCGCAGTTGCGCCTGACCAAGGCCGGTCCGCGCGACCGTGCGCTGGTGGCGTTCCTGATCGAATCGCTCGACGAAGACGGCTATCTCGGCACCACGCTCGAAGAAATCGAGGCAGAAATGCCCGAAGAACTGGCGCTGGAGACCGAGGAAATCAACGCCGCGCTCGCGCTGCTGCAAAGCTTCGACCCGGCGGGTGTGGGCGCCCGCAGCCCGGCCGAATGCCTTCGCCTGCAACTCCAGCGCCTGCCTGCGAGCAGCGTTCGCACGCTCTCGCTGCGCATCGTGAGCGATCACCTGGAACTGCTCGCCGCACGCGATTACACCCGTCTGCGCCGCGTGCTGGGGGCGAGCGAAGACGGCTTGCGTGCCGCCCATCAACTGATTCGTTCGCTCGATCCGTTCCCCGGTGCCGCGTATGGCACGCCGCAGGCCGATTACGTCGTGCCCGATGTGCTCGTGCGCAGACAGGGCAGCGGCTGGACCGCCGAGCTCAATCCCGACGTCATGCCGCGCCTGCGCATCAACGAGATGTACGCGCGCATTCTGCGCAATAACCGCAACGACCCGGGTACCGGCAACTTGCAACAACAACTTCAGGAAGCCCGCTGGCTGATCAAAAACATCCAGCAGCGCTTCGATACGATCCTGCGCGTGGCGCAAGCGATCGTCGAGCGTCAAAAGAACTTCTTCACGCATGGCGAAATCGGCATGCGGCCCTTGGTTTTACGCGAGATTGCTGATACGCTGGGTTTACACGAATCCACGATTTCACGCGTGACCACCAGTAAGTACATGCTCACTCCATTTGGAACGTTTGAGCTGAAGTACTTCTTTGGTTCACATGTGGCAACGGAAGCCGGGGGCGCAGCGTCATCGACCGCCATCCGCGCACTCATCAAGCAACTCATAGGAGCAGAAGACCCGCAGAGCCCCCTTTCCGACAGCCGTATCGCGGAACTGCTGGCAGAGCAAGGGTTCGTGGTGGCGCGGCGCACCGTCGCGAAATACCGCGAGGCCATGCGAATTCCGGCAGTGAACTTGCGCAAATCTTTGTAGGACAGTCCTGGTGCGCCATGTTGGCTCGCTGGGGCATAACGCCGCAGTGCGACATTGCGTCACGTCAATGGCTCGCACTCCCGCTAGCCAGCGTCGTTCATGACGCGGCCTGCACTTCGGCATTTCAGCAAGGAGAGCAGCTATGAATCTGAAGATCAGTGGACATCACCTCGAACTCACGCCGTCACTGCGCGAATTTGTCGTCAACAAGCTCGAGCGCGTGTTGAGGCATTTCGACCAGCTTATCGGTGCCGAGGTGATCCTATCTGTCGACAAGACCAAGGAGAAGGCCGGACGCCAGATTGCTAGCGTCACCGTGTATCTCAAGGGCAAGGAAATTTTCGTCGAGAAGTGTGACGAGAATATGTATGCCGCCATCGACAAGCTGATCGACATGCTCGACCGCAAGGTAATGCAATACAAGGACAAGGTTCAGGATCACGGGCGCGAAGCCCTCAAGCACCAGCAACCTCCCGAGGCGGAACCGCTGCAATGAGTCTGTCCGGGCGTGGTAGTCGCATCGACTGACAGCCACGTGAATTCGCACGGAACCACCCGAGCGCACACACGTCTGCCATAAGTCTGGCATCACCCACCGCGGGGCCGTTGAACGGCCCCTTTTGTATGGTTCCGCCCAGTTCCGTGGATTGCCGCGGGCACCACGGCGGGTGGTCTATAATGCGAGGTCAATCGGGGGTTGGAGGGCGACTAAGCGTTCGCCCGCATTACAAGATGAACCGTTTAGTCAAACTCTTACCTGCGTCCAACATCCTGCTTGGACTGTCTGTCACCAGCAAGAAGCGCGTCTTCGAGCAAGCCGGGCTTCTTTTCGAGAACAATGCCGGCCTGTCGCGCGCGCTTGTGACCGACAATCTGTTCGCACGCGAGCGTCTGGGCTCGACCGGACTGGGTGAAGGCGTGGCCATTCCGCATGGCCGTATCAAGGGCCTGAAGCATCCGATGGCAGCCTTCGTGCGTCTCGATGACCCCATTCCCTTCGAAGCACCCGACAGTCAGCCGGTGTCCCTGCTGTTCTTTCTGCTCGTACCGGAGCAGGCAACGCAGCAACATCTCGAGATTCTCTCCGAAATTGCCCAGTTGCTCTCCGATCGCACGATGCGGGAGACCTTGACCCATGCGCCGAGTGCCGACGAGATTCACGCCGCACTCGCCAACTGGCAGCCCTGAGCCGGCGCTTGCGCCGGTATCCGCCGCGAAAATCTGAAAATTCGTAGCTCCCACACCCAACCGAACGAGGCGACGCGGTGGAACTGACCGGCATCAACGCGCAAAGCATTTTCGACGACAACGCCGCCACGCTGCGGTTGTCGTGGCTGACCGGCCATGAGGGATGGGAGCGAGGTTTCACGCCCGAGAGCGTGGCGACCGCCACCTCCAGCGCCGACCTCGTGGGTCACCTGAACCTCATCCACCCGAACCGGATTCAGGTGCTTGGCGAGGCCGAACTGCGTTACTACCAGCGCCTGACGGATGAAAACCGCAAGCGTCATATGGGCGAAGTGATCGCGCTTGAGCCCCCCTTCCTCGTGGTGGCCGACGGCCTGGAAGCGCCGCCCGATCTGGTACTGCGCTGTACCCGCTCGTCCACACCGCTGTTCACCACGCCGATGTCGACGGCCGCAGTCATCGACAGCCTGCGCCTGTACATTTCGCGTGTGTTCGCCCCGCGATGCACGATGCACGGCGTGTTTCTCGACATTTTGGGCATGGGCGTGCTGCTCACCGGCGATTCCGGCCTCGGCAAGAGCGAACTCGGCCTGGAACTGATCAGCCGGGGTCACGGGCTGGTCGCGGACGACGCCGTCGATTTCGTGCGCCTCGGACCGGATTTCGTCGAAGGCCGTTGCCCGCCGCTGCTGCAAAACCTGCTGGAAGTGCGCGGCCTGGGCCTGCTCGACATCAAGACGATCTTCGGTGAGACGGCCGTACGCCGGAAGATGAAGCTCAAACTCATCGTTCAGTTGGTGCGCCGCCCCGACGGCGAATTCCAGCGCCTGCCGCTCGAAGCGCAGACGGTGGATGTTCTTGGCCTGCCCATCAACAAGGTCATCCTGCAAGTGGCTGCCGGCCGAAACCTCGCCGTGCTCGTCGAAGCCGCCGTGCGCAATACGATCCTGCAACTGCGCGGCATCGATACCCTCAAGGACTTCATGGAACGCCAGCGGCAGGCCATGCAGGACCCGGACGGCATGCAGGGCAAGCTGCTCTGACTCCCCTAAGGGCGGCGCCATCCGTCGCCCAACGTGCCGGGGTTTACCGCAATTTCCGATTTTTTCTGTCAACGCCGCGCGATTGCGGCGCGTTTTCTTTCATGTTGTAATCGCGACGCGGCCCCTTCCCGTGCGTGTCGACCTTATGGAGAGACGATCATGAAAAAAGCATTCGCTGCATTGCTTCTGGCATCCCCGCTGCTCGCATCGCCCGTGTTTGCCCAGACGGCCGCTCCGGCGCCTGCTCCCAAGGCAGCCAATTCCCAGCAGAACAAGATGAGCACCTGCAACACGCAAGCAGGCGACAAGAAGGGCGACGATCGCAAGGCGTTCATGAAGGATTGCCTGTCGAGCAAGCCTGCCGCCGCCGCCAAGCCGACCCAGCAGGAAAAGATGAAGACCTGTAATGCGCAGGCGGGTGACAAGAAGGGCGATGATCGCAAAGCGTTCATGAAGTCGTGCCTGTCGAACAAGCCGTCGGCCTGACGTTTTTCCTGGTCAACGATTGCCCAACGGCGCCCCACAGGGCGCCGTTGTCACATGCGCAGCACCTTTCTCTCGTAAAGTGAGAGAAATCTTCGGGAACGTTCTTGTTTCTGCCCGCTCGACACCCGTAAGACACAATCGCTTACCATGAAGGTTGTATCCGGGAAATGTCATGAAGATCGTACTGATTACCGGCGTTTCGGGTTCCGGCAAATCGCTCGCCCTGAACGTCCTCGAGGATGCGGGTTACTACTGCGTCGACAATTTGCCGTCGCGCTTTCTGCCTGAGCTCGCCGAATATCTCGAAACGCAGAACTACACGCGCCTCGCGGTCGCCATCGACGCACGAAGCGGCGGCTCGTTGGCCGATCTGCCACCGATCATCGGCGGCCTGCGCCGCTTTGGTCACGACGTGCGCGTGCTGTTCCTCAACGCCACCACGCAAACGCTCGTGCAGCGCTTCTCCGAGACACGCCGCCGCCACCCGCTATCCGTTGTGGGTGACGATACGGTCTCGGCCACCGGCTCGCTTGTCGAAGCAATCGAGAAAGAGCGCGAGATGCTTAACAGCGTGACCGAACTCGGTCACCAGATCGACACCAGCAATTTGCGGGCAAGTGCGTTGCGCCGTTGGATCCGGGAATTCGTCCAGCACGATCACGCCGGACTCACGCTGATGTTCGAATCGTTCGGATTCAAGCACGGCGTGCCGCTCGACGCCGATCTCGTATTCGACGTTCGCTCTCTGCCCAATCCGTATTACGACACACAGCTTCGCCCGCTAACCGGCCGCGATCAGCCGGTAATCGACTTCCTCTCGGCCATTCCGGAAGTCGACGAGATGATCAACGATATCGGCGCATATCTGCAGAAATGGCTACCGAGCTATATGCGCGACAACCGTAGCTATCTGACGGTGGCGATCGGCTGCACCGGCGG includes:
- a CDS encoding KpsF/GutQ family sugar-phosphate isomerase: MIAKINPGRALEVAREVLRTEADAIERVSAHLDDSFFEAVSLLLDCRGRVVVTGMGKSGHIGRKLAATFASTGTPAFFVHPAEASHGDLGMITADDVVVALSNSGETGELVSILPMIKRIGAKLIAMTGNASSSLGRLSNVHLDAHVDREACPLGLAPTASTTAALALGDALAVTLLDARGFGAEDFARSHPGGALGRRLLTFVRDVMRTGERIPRVRSDASLSDALLEMTAKGLGMTAIVDADDRVVGIFTDGDLRRLFKRTLDFTTLTLADVMKAGPRTIGPDQLAAEAAELMERFGITQLLVTENDRLVGALNVHDLFAAKVV
- a CDS encoding KdsC family phosphatase, giving the protein MSQPSIAHPTPTDGSHTADASARAARLRVMIFDVDGVLTDGGLRYGPTGEVIKTFDSLDGHGLKLLAEAGIVTAIITGRQSEIVARRATDLRVAHVYQGVHDKRAAFEDLCAKVSATADVCGHVGDDWPDLPVLTRVGFAACPANAHAEVKARCHWVAGTRGGEGAVRELCDFILRAQGRYDALLAEALA
- the lptC gene encoding LPS export ABC transporter periplasmic protein LptC; this encodes MANQRVSPASLIAIVVLASLAAGTYWLVQRTLPSDADRAPYVKQHIPDYYADNMSISTLSASGLTQYRINAVHMTHFEDDQTTALKMPAVRAFTPDQPEVTATSKRGTLNADMSVVDMYDDAVVVRQAGPRDPEMRALSEHFQVLVNEDIVRTELPVQLYRGSSVMYGDGMIFNNISRAVQLLGNVHGTIQPAELGGNRPAPATTPSAPPQTKQGPKTP
- the lptA gene encoding lipopolysaccharide transport periplasmic protein LptA, whose translation is MTDRRNLRPVFLSMRALRVLATAFAMLGALVSPLAHAERADRDKPLNIESDHMSYDDLKQVNIFTGNVTMTKGTIILKADRVEVTQDPEGYQYATAYYKPGGPLAYMRQKRDGLDEYIDGWGQTIYYNGKTEVATLTTQATLKRLAGGTKVLDEIHGSVITYDTYNEVYTANSGADQVNANNPNGRVRATLAPRNATGANQAQPGGASKPGAAAPKGDLPPLSPSKSIGNPRE
- the lptB gene encoding LPS export ABC transporter ATP-binding protein — translated: MNPGLGPAGKPSALVVRSLKKQYGARTVVKDVSLDVKSGEVVGLLGPNGAGKTTSFYMIVGLVPADDGEIQLDGNLISELPIHERARMGVSYLPQEASVFRKLTVEDNIRAVLELQLDAQGKPLKRDEIDRRIEALLDELQVSHLRENPAMSLSGGERRRVEIARALATQPRFILLDEPFAGVDPIAVLEIQRIVRFLKDRGIGVLITDHNVRETLGICDHAYIISEGSVLAAGTPDQIVADESVRRVYLGENFRM
- a CDS encoding RNA polymerase factor sigma-54; the protein is MKPTLQLRTSQHLTLTPQLQQSIRLLQLSTLELQQEVEHALTQNPMLEREDDWLAGSVRVGTDGSLRNERATSVSSTNDGAESANGRDEARELDGETRFDDNSQDNGGDWSLNDFARSGSTSDDDDNARPQLHVDHPNLREHLLAQLRLTKAGPRDRALVAFLIESLDEDGYLGTTLEEIEAEMPEELALETEEINAALALLQSFDPAGVGARSPAECLRLQLQRLPASSVRTLSLRIVSDHLELLAARDYTRLRRVLGASEDGLRAAHQLIRSLDPFPGAAYGTPQADYVVPDVLVRRQGSGWTAELNPDVMPRLRINEMYARILRNNRNDPGTGNLQQQLQEARWLIKNIQQRFDTILRVAQAIVERQKNFFTHGEIGMRPLVLREIADTLGLHESTISRVTTSKYMLTPFGTFELKYFFGSHVATEAGGAASSTAIRALIKQLIGAEDPQSPLSDSRIAELLAEQGFVVARRTVAKYREAMRIPAVNLRKSL
- the hpf gene encoding ribosome hibernation-promoting factor, HPF/YfiA family codes for the protein MNLKISGHHLELTPSLREFVVNKLERVLRHFDQLIGAEVILSVDKTKEKAGRQIASVTVYLKGKEIFVEKCDENMYAAIDKLIDMLDRKVMQYKDKVQDHGREALKHQQPPEAEPLQ
- the ptsN gene encoding PTS IIA-like nitrogen regulatory protein PtsN, with product MNRLVKLLPASNILLGLSVTSKKRVFEQAGLLFENNAGLSRALVTDNLFARERLGSTGLGEGVAIPHGRIKGLKHPMAAFVRLDDPIPFEAPDSQPVSLLFFLLVPEQATQQHLEILSEIAQLLSDRTMRETLTHAPSADEIHAALANWQP
- the hprK gene encoding HPr(Ser) kinase/phosphatase, producing the protein MELTGINAQSIFDDNAATLRLSWLTGHEGWERGFTPESVATATSSADLVGHLNLIHPNRIQVLGEAELRYYQRLTDENRKRHMGEVIALEPPFLVVADGLEAPPDLVLRCTRSSTPLFTTPMSTAAVIDSLRLYISRVFAPRCTMHGVFLDILGMGVLLTGDSGLGKSELGLELISRGHGLVADDAVDFVRLGPDFVEGRCPPLLQNLLEVRGLGLLDIKTIFGETAVRRKMKLKLIVQLVRRPDGEFQRLPLEAQTVDVLGLPINKVILQVAAGRNLAVLVEAAVRNTILQLRGIDTLKDFMERQRQAMQDPDGMQGKLL
- a CDS encoding PsiF family protein, with product MKKAFAALLLASPLLASPVFAQTAAPAPAPKAANSQQNKMSTCNTQAGDKKGDDRKAFMKDCLSSKPAAAAKPTQQEKMKTCNAQAGDKKGDDRKAFMKSCLSNKPSA
- the rapZ gene encoding RNase adapter RapZ, with protein sequence MKIVLITGVSGSGKSLALNVLEDAGYYCVDNLPSRFLPELAEYLETQNYTRLAVAIDARSGGSLADLPPIIGGLRRFGHDVRVLFLNATTQTLVQRFSETRRRHPLSVVGDDTVSATGSLVEAIEKEREMLNSVTELGHQIDTSNLRASALRRWIREFVQHDHAGLTLMFESFGFKHGVPLDADLVFDVRSLPNPYYDTQLRPLTGRDQPVIDFLSAIPEVDEMINDIGAYLQKWLPSYMRDNRSYLTVAIGCTGGQHRSVFIAETLGARFRAEASVLVRHRELAPLDPVPAA